In Parasegetibacter sp. NRK P23, a single genomic region encodes these proteins:
- a CDS encoding cation:proton antiporter encodes MSANTVIIVVSSLIILSYLFNIIGRWIKVPSVLLLIGTGIAVNNLSETFGWERFTVTQPVEVLGTIGLIMIVLEAALDLKLEREKVPLIRNSFFSALVIFVFSVVLISGLIHFWLEEPLLNSIVYATPLSIISSAIAIPSAEVLQHDKKEFIVYESSFSDIIGIIVFNYVIMDEVLSFGAFGSFLTSLLLAIGLSLVSTVVLSFLLANIRINLKFFLLFAILLLLYSTGKIIHLPSLLMILVFGLLLNNHEVFRNTRSTKVNALMRKFMDSKTIEELMVVLKSITAETAFLIRTFFFVLFGYTIDISFVSNPDVILIGSSIVGILLLIRFLYLRMILKTNLFPELFLMPRGLITILLFYSIPEKNKLNNFNEGILFFVVIATGLLMTVGLLFYKEDKALYHNTDVSI; translated from the coding sequence ATGAGTGCGAATACCGTAATAATTGTTGTGAGTTCCCTGATCATCCTTTCCTATCTTTTTAATATCATCGGGAGATGGATCAAAGTGCCTTCCGTATTGTTATTGATAGGCACCGGTATCGCGGTGAACAATTTGTCGGAAACCTTTGGCTGGGAACGGTTTACGGTAACGCAGCCGGTGGAAGTGCTCGGCACCATCGGATTGATCATGATCGTACTTGAAGCCGCCCTCGACCTCAAACTGGAACGGGAAAAAGTGCCGCTGATCCGCAATTCCTTTTTTTCGGCCCTGGTGATCTTTGTTTTTTCCGTGGTGCTTATTTCCGGACTGATCCATTTCTGGCTGGAAGAACCGTTGTTAAACAGTATCGTGTACGCTACGCCGCTCAGCATCATCTCCAGTGCCATCGCCATTCCCAGTGCGGAAGTGCTGCAGCACGATAAAAAAGAGTTCATCGTTTATGAATCGTCTTTTTCCGATATCATCGGCATCATCGTATTCAACTACGTGATCATGGATGAAGTGCTTTCTTTTGGCGCGTTCGGCTCTTTCCTCACCAGTTTGTTGCTGGCCATCGGCCTTTCCCTGGTTTCCACTGTGGTACTGAGTTTCCTGCTGGCCAATATCCGTATCAACCTAAAATTCTTCTTGTTGTTCGCCATCCTGTTGTTATTGTATTCCACCGGTAAAATCATTCACCTTCCTTCCTTGCTGATGATCCTGGTATTCGGACTGCTCCTTAACAACCACGAGGTTTTCAGGAATACCCGCTCCACAAAAGTGAACGCGTTGATGCGGAAGTTCATGGACTCTAAAACCATTGAAGAACTGATGGTGGTGCTGAAGTCGATCACGGCGGAAACGGCTTTCCTTATCCGCACTTTCTTCTTCGTATTGTTCGGTTATACCATTGACATCAGTTTCGTTTCCAATCCGGATGTGATCCTGATCGGTTCTTCCATCGTGGGGATTCTCCTGTTGATCCGTTTTCTCTACCTGAGAATGATCCTGAAAACAAATCTTTTCCCCGAACTCTTCCTGATGCCGCGCGGACTCATCACGATATTACTTTTTTATAGTATTCCTGAAAAGAATAAACTGAATAACTTTAATGAAGGAATTTTGTTCTTCGTTGTAATTGCCACGGGTTTGCTTATGACTGTAGGATTGCTGTTTTATAAAGAGGACAAAGCGCTGTACCACAATACAGATGTAAGTATTTAA
- a CDS encoding tetratricopeptide repeat protein, whose protein sequence is MDLHTRNNHLRATWVRLPLALTLALTAVGTLAPEQETFAQATAVYRDPQAAFKEAHEFYQHQQYSLAYPIFRKLERDFNSADKSTHSILHQEVKYYSLACGLKQNEAEAAERTKEFILLEQNTARAEMLSFHLAEYYFRQQNITEALRYYEQANIAHLSNEEIAAMKFHQGYGYFTQQKFSQAKPLLNAIRQMKDDANFKDANYYYGFIAFYERNYADALTSFRVVENEPQYEKVVPYYIAEIYYFQGEKEKAIEYAEAKLKKGNQYYDIQMRQMVGHAYFEKREYAKALPYLEEYVKKAPKVTREDLYELSYCYYQAGNYTKSIEGFKQLSGKEDSLSQSSMYMLGDAYLRTGQKANARNAFLFCSSNSSNQQQKEVSLFNYAKLSYELGYQDVAITEMKRFLQEYPQSTYNTEAREILVSVLANTNNYKDALAYLESLQNPGPAAKRLYPRILYGRATEFINDGLLASADDLLDKALADPNNIPVLPFLHFWKGEIAFRTGNPDAAIRHYTSYLSSGAPTNDEVNGTNARYNLGHAYLRKENYKQALSQFESVNRTASPTANPVQQDAYLRSADCYYMSREYAKARSMYSNVVSNGWPAADYASFQNAMIAGVNQPKEKISLLNSMVRQYPQSTLTADANMEIAKAYLANEQFAEGIPYLNNVLKSGVTGNLKPEAYLKLGIAYYNLDKNQDALAAYQSLMDQYPNSPEAEAATENVRNIYVEQGRTDDYVAFMKKAGKAVSVSEEDSLMYASAEIQYMNENYSGAQIGFTNYLSRFPDGGSALDANYYLAEIYNNKKDWANASKYYEAVALKAPNKFAERSVLQAARLNFFDLKNYEKAAQYFTQLKSIAASQENRLEAMRGLLRSQYQLNMWAEGAANAKELLAEKGASTDDKVIANMALAKSYQVNNQRELAISTYKTVAALNKAAYGAEARYEIAKMQFELKDYKTAEKSAFEVINKSGSYDLWLTRAYILLGDIYFAQKDYFNAKATFQSIVDNSNFPDLKEQAQQKLDTVTKEEAASGKLGGE, encoded by the coding sequence ATGGATCTTCATACCAGGAACAATCACCTTCGCGCAACGTGGGTCCGCTTGCCGCTGGCGCTTACCCTCGCGTTAACAGCGGTGGGAACGCTGGCTCCGGAACAGGAAACTTTCGCGCAGGCAACAGCCGTTTACCGCGATCCCCAGGCCGCATTTAAAGAAGCGCATGAGTTTTATCAGCACCAACAATATAGTCTGGCATATCCCATCTTCAGGAAACTGGAAAGGGATTTTAATTCTGCCGACAAATCCACGCATTCCATCCTTCACCAGGAGGTGAAGTATTATTCCCTGGCCTGCGGGCTGAAACAGAATGAAGCCGAAGCCGCGGAAAGAACGAAAGAGTTCATTCTGCTGGAACAGAATACCGCACGTGCCGAAATGCTGAGTTTTCACCTGGCGGAATATTATTTCAGGCAGCAGAACATCACTGAAGCCTTGCGCTATTATGAGCAGGCCAATATCGCGCATCTTTCCAACGAAGAGATCGCCGCGATGAAGTTCCACCAGGGCTATGGATACTTCACACAGCAGAAATTCAGTCAGGCGAAGCCTTTGCTGAACGCCATCCGGCAGATGAAGGATGATGCCAATTTCAAAGACGCTAATTATTATTATGGGTTCATCGCTTTTTACGAAAGGAACTATGCCGATGCGCTCACCAGTTTCCGCGTAGTGGAAAATGAGCCGCAGTACGAAAAAGTAGTGCCTTACTATATCGCGGAGATTTATTATTTCCAGGGAGAAAAGGAAAAAGCGATTGAATACGCGGAAGCCAAATTGAAAAAAGGCAACCAGTACTATGATATCCAGATGCGCCAGATGGTGGGGCACGCGTATTTTGAAAAAAGAGAATACGCCAAAGCACTGCCTTACCTGGAAGAATATGTAAAGAAGGCGCCGAAAGTTACGCGGGAAGACCTTTACGAACTTTCCTATTGTTATTACCAGGCCGGGAACTATACAAAGTCTATCGAAGGGTTCAAGCAATTGAGTGGTAAGGAAGATTCGTTGAGCCAGAGTTCCATGTATATGCTCGGGGACGCGTACCTGCGTACCGGCCAGAAGGCCAATGCCAGGAACGCGTTTCTGTTTTGTTCCAGCAACAGCAGCAACCAGCAGCAGAAAGAAGTGTCGCTTTTCAACTACGCTAAACTTTCTTATGAACTGGGGTACCAAGACGTGGCCATTACGGAAATGAAACGCTTCCTCCAGGAATATCCGCAGTCCACGTACAATACCGAGGCCCGGGAGATTCTGGTGAGCGTGCTGGCGAATACCAACAACTACAAAGACGCGCTGGCTTACCTGGAGAGTTTGCAGAATCCTGGTCCTGCCGCCAAAAGACTGTACCCACGCATATTGTACGGACGTGCCACGGAATTTATCAACGATGGGTTACTCGCTTCCGCGGACGACCTGCTGGATAAAGCATTGGCCGATCCAAACAATATACCCGTTCTGCCCTTCCTGCATTTCTGGAAAGGAGAAATCGCGTTCAGAACAGGGAATCCCGATGCGGCTATCAGGCACTATACGTCCTACCTCAGCAGCGGTGCCCCAACGAACGATGAGGTGAACGGCACCAATGCCCGTTACAACCTGGGCCACGCTTACTTGCGCAAAGAGAATTACAAACAGGCGCTTTCCCAGTTCGAATCGGTGAACCGCACGGCTTCGCCCACCGCGAACCCGGTGCAGCAGGACGCCTATCTGCGTTCCGCCGACTGCTACTATATGAGCCGGGAATACGCGAAAGCAAGGAGCATGTACAGTAATGTGGTCAGCAACGGATGGCCCGCAGCCGATTACGCCAGTTTCCAGAACGCCATGATCGCCGGTGTGAACCAACCCAAAGAAAAGATTAGTCTGTTGAACAGCATGGTGCGTCAATACCCGCAGTCCACGCTTACGGCAGACGCGAACATGGAGATCGCGAAAGCATACCTTGCCAACGAGCAGTTCGCCGAAGGCATTCCTTACCTGAATAATGTACTGAAGTCGGGCGTTACGGGTAACCTGAAGCCGGAAGCCTACCTGAAACTCGGTATCGCTTATTATAACCTGGACAAGAACCAGGATGCACTTGCCGCTTACCAGAGTTTGATGGACCAGTATCCCAATTCTCCCGAGGCGGAGGCCGCTACAGAGAACGTCAGGAACATATATGTGGAGCAGGGCAGAACCGATGACTATGTCGCTTTCATGAAAAAAGCCGGTAAAGCGGTGTCCGTGAGTGAGGAAGATTCTCTGATGTACGCTTCCGCGGAAATTCAATACATGAATGAAAACTACAGCGGGGCGCAGATCGGGTTCACCAATTACCTCAGCCGCTTCCCCGATGGAGGAAGCGCACTGGATGCGAATTATTACCTCGCTGAGATTTATAACAACAAAAAAGACTGGGCCAACGCTTCGAAATATTATGAAGCGGTGGCGTTGAAGGCGCCGAATAAATTCGCTGAAAGATCGGTATTGCAGGCCGCAAGACTCAATTTCTTCGACCTGAAAAATTACGAGAAAGCGGCGCAGTATTTCACCCAGCTTAAATCCATCGCCGCCTCACAGGAAAACCGCCTGGAAGCTATGCGCGGACTTTTAAGAAGCCAGTATCAGTTGAACATGTGGGCGGAAGGCGCGGCCAACGCGAAGGAACTGCTTGCTGAAAAAGGTGCCAGCACGGATGATAAGGTCATCGCCAATATGGCCCTGGCCAAATCTTACCAGGTCAACAACCAGCGCGAACTCGCCATCAGTACGTACAAAACGGTGGCTGCTTTGAACAAAGCCGCTTATGGCGCGGAAGCCAGGTACGAAATCGCGAAAATGCAGTTCGAACTTAAAGATTACAAAACAGCGGAAAAATCGGCTTTTGAAGTAATTAACAAATCTGGTTCGTACGACCTGTGGCTCACCAGAGCGTATATCCTGCTTGGTGATATTTATTTCGCGCAGAAAGACTA
- a CDS encoding cation:proton antiporter encodes MTIFLSAKWQLPLKDPVLIFSLVLFIILLAPILLRKLRIPSIIGLIIAGMVIGENGFGIIQKSSIDLFGKAGLLYIMFLAGLELDMTEFKKNRNKSIGFGIFTFAIPLFVGFALCRYVMDFSFMASLLVSSMFATHTLVAYPLASRLGITRNEAVTVTVGGTIITDTAVLIILAVITGAASGELNQGFWLRLGLSITLFAVAVMWGFPLIGRWFFKKIKDDKTSHFIFVLAMVFLAGFLAELAGIEAIIGAFLAGLALNQLIPHSSSLMNRIEFVGNALFIPFFLITVGMLVDLRVLLKGPEALKIAAALTLMALSTKFLAAFLAQKFFGFSATQRNVIFGLSSAHAAATIAVILIGYNMNIVDENVLNGTVILILVTCMVGSFVTANAGRKLAIQAADMNHKAPDSVEDRFLVPILKEEEMEELVDFALMIHDKQHTTPVYPLAVVQDDAAAKEQIVRSNRLLEKVVAHAAATDAKVQVVTRIDLNLSDGIARAVKELMISDLVLPWPEKPTTTERLFGTLFGTNIDNILNGVRETIYICRFVQPMNIVKKIVVAVPKNAEFEKGFVHWVQKLNYLAKQAGARLVVYGTARSFKAVKAVLESMKGITDVQHREFSGIEDLLLIAREAREDDMLVVLTSRKGSISYESSMDNVVGKISKHFSRNNAVLIYPEQLEGNIHEPGIRAEDITLAPIEEQLKNLNKIRKVVQRFFGGKGK; translated from the coding sequence ATGACCATTTTTTTATCGGCGAAATGGCAGCTTCCCCTGAAAGATCCCGTGCTGATCTTTTCGCTCGTGCTGTTCATCATTTTACTGGCGCCCATACTGCTGCGGAAACTTCGCATTCCCAGTATTATCGGCCTTATCATCGCGGGGATGGTGATCGGGGAGAACGGCTTCGGTATCATCCAGAAAAGCAGCATTGACCTGTTCGGAAAAGCAGGCCTGTTGTATATCATGTTCCTTGCAGGGCTTGAACTGGACATGACTGAATTTAAAAAGAACCGCAATAAAAGTATCGGCTTCGGGATATTCACGTTCGCGATTCCTTTGTTTGTTGGTTTTGCGCTATGCCGTTACGTGATGGATTTCAGTTTCATGGCCTCTTTACTGGTATCCAGTATGTTCGCCACACATACCCTGGTGGCCTATCCGTTGGCGAGCAGGCTCGGCATTACCAGGAACGAAGCGGTGACTGTTACTGTGGGCGGAACAATTATTACGGATACGGCTGTACTCATTATTCTTGCAGTGATCACCGGGGCGGCATCGGGCGAACTGAACCAGGGTTTCTGGCTCCGGCTCGGGTTATCCATCACCTTGTTCGCGGTAGCCGTGATGTGGGGATTTCCTTTAATTGGCCGGTGGTTCTTCAAAAAGATAAAGGACGATAAAACCTCGCACTTCATATTCGTGCTGGCCATGGTTTTCCTGGCAGGTTTCCTTGCTGAACTCGCAGGCATTGAAGCCATCATCGGGGCCTTCCTGGCGGGCCTGGCGCTGAACCAACTTATTCCGCATTCTTCTTCACTCATGAACAGGATCGAATTTGTCGGGAACGCGTTGTTTATTCCTTTTTTCCTGATCACCGTGGGCATGTTGGTGGACCTGAGGGTTTTGCTGAAAGGACCGGAGGCGCTTAAAATCGCGGCCGCACTTACTTTGATGGCGCTTTCCACCAAGTTCCTCGCCGCTTTCCTGGCGCAGAAATTCTTCGGATTCTCCGCCACGCAACGGAACGTGATCTTCGGACTCAGCAGCGCACACGCCGCTGCTACCATCGCGGTGATCCTGATCGGTTACAACATGAATATCGTGGATGAAAACGTGCTGAACGGCACCGTGATCCTGATTCTCGTTACCTGCATGGTGGGCTCTTTCGTAACGGCCAACGCGGGCAGGAAGCTTGCAATCCAGGCCGCGGATATGAACCATAAAGCGCCCGACAGTGTGGAAGACAGGTTCCTGGTGCCTATTCTGAAAGAAGAAGAAATGGAAGAACTGGTGGATTTCGCGTTGATGATCCACGACAAACAACACACCACACCAGTTTACCCACTCGCCGTGGTACAGGATGATGCCGCCGCGAAAGAGCAGATTGTGAGAAGTAACCGCCTCCTTGAAAAAGTGGTGGCGCACGCCGCGGCCACCGACGCGAAAGTACAGGTGGTCACAAGAATAGACCTCAACCTGTCGGACGGTATCGCCCGCGCCGTGAAGGAACTGATGATCTCTGACCTCGTATTGCCCTGGCCCGAAAAACCTACGACCACCGAAAGACTTTTTGGTACCCTCTTCGGTACCAATATCGATAATATCCTGAACGGCGTACGCGAAACGATTTACATCTGCCGCTTTGTACAGCCGATGAACATCGTAAAGAAAATCGTGGTGGCCGTTCCGAAAAACGCCGAATTCGAAAAAGGGTTCGTGCACTGGGTGCAGAAACTGAACTATCTCGCGAAGCAGGCAGGAGCGAGGTTAGTGGTTTACGGAACCGCCCGCTCCTTCAAAGCCGTGAAAGCCGTGTTGGAAAGTATGAAAGGGATTACGGATGTACAACACCGTGAATTCTCCGGAATCGAGGACCTGCTGCTGATTGCAAGGGAAGCCAGGGAAGACGATATGCTGGTGGTACTCACCTCGAGAAAGGGAAGCATCTCTTATGAAAGTTCCATGGATAATGTGGTGGGCAAGATATCCAAACATTTTTCCCGCAACAACGCCGTGCTGATTTACCCGGAACAACTGGAAGGCAATATCCATGAACCCGGAATCCGTGCGGAAGATATTACGCTCGCGCCCATTGAAGAGCAGTTGAAAAACCTGAATAAGATCAGGAAGGTCGTACAACGTTTCTTTGGCGGAAAAGGGAAATAA
- a CDS encoding thioesterase family protein, whose protein sequence is MFESTTQVRVRYAETDQMNVVYHGNYAQYFEVGRVETIRQLGFTYKAMEQMGVIMPIVEFHSKFLRPAHYDDLLTVKTILKELPSGHRIEFHQEVYNEAGKLLTIGKVTLYFVKAGSMEKTTCPEALLDKLKTYFT, encoded by the coding sequence ATGTTTGAATCTACTACTCAGGTGCGTGTACGGTACGCGGAAACCGACCAGATGAACGTGGTGTACCACGGTAACTATGCGCAGTATTTTGAAGTGGGTCGCGTGGAAACGATCCGTCAGCTTGGGTTTACCTACAAGGCCATGGAACAGATGGGTGTCATTATGCCCATCGTAGAATTCCACAGCAAGTTCCTGCGCCCCGCGCATTATGACGACCTCCTCACGGTGAAGACCATCCTCAAAGAACTGCCTTCCGGCCACAGGATTGAATTTCATCAGGAAGTGTACAATGAAGCGGGCAAGCTGCTCACCATCGGGAAAGTAACTTTGTATTTCGTAAAAGCAGGTAGTATGGAGAAAACCACCTGCCCTGAAGCGCTCCTGGATAAACTAAAAACTTACTTCACCTGA
- the mutS gene encoding DNA mismatch repair protein MutS — MAKNPAETPLMQQHNAIKARYPDAVLLFRVGDFYETFGQDAIIASQVLGITLTKRNNGAAFSSELAGFPHHSLDTYLHKLVKAGHRVAICDQLEDPKQAKGIVKRGVTELVTPGVATSDKLLEHNSNNFLGGVHIGEERCGIALLDISTGEFFAAEGNQEYIDKLLQSLRPAEVVYQRNKQKLFREQFGARFYTYTLDEWIFQETYARETLLKHFQTHSLKGFGIDQMAAAIIAAGAVMHYLRDTEHPNLQHISAIQRIEREDFLWMDRFTIRNLELLSSGMENGNTLLKVLDHTQSPMGARLLKRWLVLPLKDPNAIEERLDAVEHLLLNPDLLKSITQPIHQSGDVERLVSKIPLKKINPREVLQIARGLQQVKLCKEFASGTNNGCLQKLAEKLDPCTGIMERIVHTLQENPPVQTAKGGVIAPGINAELDELRNIATTGKDYLVQMQLKESELTGIPSLKIGFNNVFGYYLEVTNTNKHKVPETWIRKQTLANAERYITPELKSYEEKITGAEEKILSIEQQLFDQLLFELQEYIAPIQVNAQILAQLDCLCCFAHNALQFNYKRPQIHTGDELFIKEGRHPVIERNLPPGEPYIANDIVLNGSSQQIIILTGPNMSGKSAILRQTALITLMAHMGSFVPADEARIPITDKIFTRVGASDNLSGGESTFMVEMNETASIINNITSKSLVLLDEIGRGTSTYDGISIAWSIVEYLHHFTAFKPKTLFATHYHELNELEHKLDGVKNYHVTNKESGNKIIFLRKLAPGGSTHSFGIHVAKMAGMPPALLNRSNEILAELEMKHGDAPNTEALQKATAPKVQLSIFDAHSETFDQIRKTLDNLDINRLTPVEALLKLQEIKQMVKA; from the coding sequence ATGGCAAAGAACCCGGCAGAAACGCCCTTAATGCAACAACACAACGCCATTAAGGCGCGTTACCCGGATGCCGTGCTGCTCTTCCGCGTGGGCGACTTCTACGAAACCTTCGGCCAGGACGCCATTATTGCTTCGCAGGTGCTGGGCATCACCCTCACCAAACGCAACAACGGCGCGGCTTTTTCATCGGAACTCGCAGGATTCCCCCACCATTCGCTGGATACTTACCTGCACAAACTGGTGAAAGCCGGACACCGCGTGGCCATCTGCGATCAGCTGGAAGACCCCAAACAAGCCAAAGGCATCGTTAAAAGAGGGGTTACGGAACTGGTGACACCCGGTGTTGCCACCAGCGACAAACTACTGGAACATAACAGCAACAACTTTCTCGGAGGCGTACACATCGGCGAGGAACGCTGCGGCATAGCCCTGCTGGATATTTCAACCGGTGAATTCTTCGCCGCAGAAGGCAACCAGGAATACATCGATAAGTTGCTGCAAAGTTTACGTCCCGCCGAAGTGGTGTACCAGCGCAACAAACAGAAACTCTTCCGCGAACAGTTCGGTGCCCGCTTCTATACATATACACTGGACGAATGGATATTCCAGGAGACCTATGCACGCGAGACTTTGCTGAAACATTTCCAGACGCATTCCCTGAAAGGTTTCGGTATCGATCAGATGGCCGCCGCCATCATCGCCGCAGGCGCCGTGATGCACTATCTCCGCGATACGGAACACCCCAACCTGCAACACATCAGTGCCATTCAACGCATTGAAAGGGAAGACTTCCTCTGGATGGACAGGTTCACGATCCGCAACCTGGAACTGCTTTCCAGCGGTATGGAAAACGGGAATACCTTACTGAAAGTACTGGACCATACACAAAGTCCGATGGGCGCACGTTTGCTGAAAAGATGGCTGGTGCTGCCCCTGAAAGATCCTAACGCTATTGAAGAGCGACTGGATGCGGTGGAACACCTTTTGCTGAACCCGGATCTTTTAAAGAGTATTACCCAACCCATTCACCAGTCGGGGGACGTGGAACGTTTGGTGAGTAAGATTCCGTTGAAAAAAATAAATCCACGCGAAGTACTGCAGATCGCACGCGGCCTTCAGCAGGTGAAGCTTTGTAAGGAATTCGCTTCAGGAACCAACAATGGTTGTCTGCAAAAGCTGGCGGAAAAACTCGATCCCTGCACCGGCATCATGGAGCGGATCGTTCATACCCTTCAGGAGAACCCTCCCGTGCAAACAGCAAAAGGCGGCGTGATTGCTCCGGGTATTAACGCCGAACTGGATGAGTTGCGCAACATTGCCACCACCGGAAAAGATTACCTGGTGCAAATGCAATTGAAAGAAAGTGAACTCACCGGTATTCCATCGCTCAAGATAGGCTTCAACAATGTTTTCGGGTACTACCTGGAAGTTACCAATACCAATAAACACAAGGTTCCCGAAACCTGGATCCGTAAACAGACACTGGCGAACGCGGAACGTTACATTACACCGGAACTGAAATCTTACGAAGAAAAAATTACCGGTGCCGAGGAAAAGATATTGTCCATTGAACAACAATTGTTCGACCAACTGTTGTTTGAACTGCAGGAATATATCGCCCCTATCCAGGTAAACGCGCAGATACTCGCTCAACTTGACTGCCTCTGCTGTTTCGCCCACAACGCGCTTCAGTTCAACTATAAAAGGCCGCAGATTCATACCGGAGACGAACTGTTCATCAAAGAAGGAAGACACCCCGTAATTGAACGCAATCTTCCCCCCGGCGAACCATATATCGCGAATGACATCGTTCTGAACGGAAGTTCTCAACAAATCATCATTCTCACCGGTCCCAACATGAGTGGTAAGAGCGCCATTCTGCGCCAGACCGCCCTCATCACGCTGATGGCGCACATGGGAAGTTTTGTACCGGCTGATGAAGCGCGCATACCCATCACCGATAAAATTTTCACCAGGGTCGGCGCTTCCGACAACCTCAGTGGCGGCGAAAGTACTTTCATGGTGGAAATGAACGAAACAGCTTCCATCATCAACAACATCACCTCAAAAAGCCTGGTGTTACTCGATGAAATCGGAAGGGGCACCTCCACCTACGACGGCATCTCCATCGCGTGGAGTATTGTGGAGTACCTGCACCATTTCACGGCGTTCAAACCCAAGACGCTCTTCGCCACGCACTACCATGAATTGAATGAGCTGGAACATAAACTGGATGGCGTTAAAAACTATCATGTCACCAACAAGGAATCCGGCAATAAGATTATCTTCCTGCGCAAACTCGCACCCGGCGGCAGTACGCACAGTTTCGGTATCCATGTGGCCAAAATGGCCGGCATGCCCCCTGCCCTGCTGAACCGCTCCAACGAAATACTCGCCGAATTGGAAATGAAACATGGCGACGCGCCCAACACCGAGGCGCTGCAAAAAGCAACTGCCCCCAAAGTGCAACTGAGTATTTTTGACGCGCATTCTGAAACGTTCGACCAGATCAGGAAAACACTGGACAATCTGGACATCAACCGGCTTACCCCCGTAGAGGCACTGCTGAAACTTCAGGAAATAAAGCAGATGGTGAAGGCGTAA
- a CDS encoding ATP-dependent Clp protease adaptor ClpS has translation MKEATTPSKWQDTDEVDVLDGGHQLIVWNDEVNTFEFVIETLMDVCGHSPEQAEQCTILIHFKGKCSVKNGSYDELKPLCDAITDRGIGATVEELV, from the coding sequence ATGAAAGAAGCAACCACACCTTCGAAATGGCAGGATACAGATGAGGTGGACGTTTTAGACGGCGGCCACCAGTTGATCGTCTGGAACGATGAGGTAAATACCTTTGAATTCGTGATTGAAACACTGATGGATGTTTGCGGTCATTCACCGGAGCAGGCCGAGCAATGCACCATACTGATCCACTTCAAAGGCAAGTGCAGTGTGAAGAATGGCTCCTACGACGAACTTAAACCTTTGTGCGACGCCATCACCGACCGCGGCATCGGCGCTACCGTGGAGGAACTCGTGTAA
- a CDS encoding DoxX family protein — MKKLLTIRYSDWAFNVTMLLVRVTFGGLMLVNHGFEKMKKFSTLQYKFSDPFHIGSRWSLLMVIFAEVFCALLLILGLFSRLAAVPLVIVMAIAFFMAHHGNFGEGESAALFLTAFLAVLMVGPGKASIDGMIGK; from the coding sequence ATGAAAAAACTACTGACGATCCGATACTCCGACTGGGCCTTTAACGTAACCATGTTATTGGTGAGGGTAACCTTCGGCGGACTGATGCTCGTGAACCATGGCTTCGAAAAAATGAAGAAGTTCTCTACCCTTCAATATAAATTCTCCGATCCGTTTCATATAGGCAGCCGCTGGTCGCTGCTCATGGTCATTTTCGCGGAAGTATTCTGCGCATTGTTACTGATACTCGGACTTTTCAGCAGACTGGCAGCGGTGCCGCTGGTGATTGTAATGGCCATCGCGTTTTTTATGGCCCATCATGGCAATTTCGGTGAAGGTGAAAGCGCCGCTTTGTTCCTGACCGCCTTCCTCGCCGTATTGATGGTAGGACCCGGCAAGGCCAGTATTGACGGAATGATCGGAAAATAA
- the aat gene encoding leucyl/phenylalanyl-tRNA--protein transferase, producing the protein MPIFALDQQLLFPPVHLAEPDGLLAMGGDLSEERLLIAYRNGIFPWYEGDTPLWWSPDPRFVLFPNELKVSKSMRSLLRQQKFDFTVNKAFPEVIRACRKTPRPGYDGTWINDDVERAYTRLHLKGYAHSAEAWENGELVGGLYGIRMGTFFFGESMFSRQSNASKYAFILYVQQLASEGVSLIDCQVYTEHLESLGARMIPRAEFVGMLGRGL; encoded by the coding sequence ATGCCCATCTTCGCACTCGATCAGCAACTTTTATTCCCACCGGTACACCTCGCCGAGCCCGATGGCTTACTCGCCATGGGCGGCGACCTCAGCGAAGAACGGCTGCTCATCGCCTACCGCAATGGCATCTTCCCCTGGTACGAAGGCGATACGCCGCTCTGGTGGAGTCCCGACCCGCGTTTCGTGCTGTTCCCCAATGAACTTAAGGTTTCCAAAAGCATGCGAAGCCTCCTCCGTCAACAGAAATTTGATTTCACGGTCAACAAAGCTTTCCCCGAAGTGATCCGTGCCTGCCGGAAAACCCCGCGTCCCGGCTACGACGGCACCTGGATCAACGACGACGTGGAACGCGCCTACACACGGCTTCACCTGAAAGGATATGCGCATTCCGCCGAAGCCTGGGAGAACGGTGAACTCGTGGGTGGTTTGTACGGGATAAGGATGGGTACTTTCTTCTTCGGAGAGAGTATGTTCTCGCGACAGAGCAATGCCAGCAAATACGCGTTCATTCTTTACGTGCAGCAACTGGCTTCGGAAGGCGTTTCCCTGATTGATTGCCAGGTATATACCGAACACCTCGAGAGCCTGGGGGCGAGGATGATACCGCGGGCGGAATTTGTGGGGATGCTGGGAAGGGGGTTGTGA